One stretch of Gavia stellata isolate bGavSte3 chromosome 25, bGavSte3.hap2, whole genome shotgun sequence DNA includes these proteins:
- the P2RX1 gene encoding P2X purinoceptor 1: protein MGQKCMEKVSAFLFEYDTPRMVLVRNKKVGLTFRLIQLIVLAYIIGWVFLYEKGYQSQDSIVSSVSVKLKGLTLTNESVMGPHIWDVVDYVFPPQGDSSFVVMTNFIVTPGQKQGTCPELPDAGLCTRDSDCSKGKYSRQGQGLMTGKCVHFNSSVKTCEIFGWCPVEVDDHVPSPALLSEAEKFTLFIKNSITFPRFKVSRRNLVESVTKQYLKKCTYHKVTDSLCPVFDLGYIVKESGQNFTFLAVKGGVVGITIDWNCDLDWPVRYCKPIYQFHGLYNDDSNVSPGFNFRYAKYYKEDGTDKRTLYKVFGIRFDILVNGKAGKFDIIPTMTTIGSGIGIFGVASVLCDLLLLHFLQGRDYYKQKKFKYAEQEPSKSHKKQKELDNTQ, encoded by the exons ATGGGGCAGAAGTGCATGGAGAAGGTGTCCGCCTTCCTCTTCGAATATGACACCCCCAGGATGGTGCTGGTGAGGAACAAGAAGGTGGGACTGACCTTCCGGCTGATCCAGCTCATCGTCCTGGCGTACATCATCGG GTGGGTTTTCCTCTACGAGAAGGGCTACCAGTCTCAGGACAGCATCGTCAGCTCGGTCTCGGTGAAGCTGAAAGGTCTGACGCTGACCAACGAGAGCGTCATGGGCCCTCACATCTGGGACGTGGTGGATTATGTTTTCCCACCCCAG GGGGACAGCTCATTCGTGGTGATGACCAACTTCATTGTCACCCCTGGACAGAAACAAGGAACCTGCCCGGAG CTGCCGGATGCCGGGCTCTGCACGCGGGACAGCGACTGCAGCAAAGGGAAATACAGCCGCCAAGGACAAG GGCTCATGACAGGCAAGTGTGTGCATTTCAACAGCTCTGTGAAGACCTGCGAGATCTTTGGCTGGTGCCCCGTTGAAGTTGATGACCATGTTCCCAG CCCTGCCCTGTTGTCAGAAGCGGAGAAGTTCACCTTGTTCATCAAGAACAGCATCACCTTCCCCAGGTTCAAGGTGTCCAG GCGCAATTTGGTTGAGAGCGTTACCAAACAGTACCTGAAGAAATGCACCTATCACAAAGTCACCGATTCCTTATGCCCTGTGTTTGACCTGGGATACATAGTGAAGGAATCGGGTCAAAATTTTACCTTCCTGGCTGTTAAG GGCGGAGTGGTGGGCATCACCATAGACTGGAACTGTGACCTCGACTGGCCCGTCCGCTACTGCAAACCCATTTACCAGTTCCACGGCCTTTACAACGATGACAGTAATGTTTCACCGGGCTTCAACTTCAG ATATGCCAAATACTACAAAGAAGATGGGACAGACAAGAGGACGCTCTACAAGGTGTTTGGGATCCGGTTCGACATTTTGGTGAATGGCAAG GCAGGCAAATTTGACATCATCCCGACCATGACCACAATCGGCTCTGGAATTGGTATTTTTGGAGTG GCTTCTGTGCTCTGCGACCTGCTCCTGCTGCATTTTCTCCAAGGACGGGACTATTACAAGCAGAAGAAATTCAAATACGCGGAACAGGAGCCT TCAAAGTCGCATAAGAAGCAAAAGGAGCTGGACAACACGCAGTGA